In the genome of Gemmatimonadaceae bacterium, one region contains:
- a CDS encoding IS3 family transposase (programmed frameshift), with the protein MKKTRFTEEQMVKILREADAAPVTEVAKKHGISEQTIYQWRKRFGKLEPADVKRLRHLEQENAKLKKLVAERDLEIDVMKEIAAKKLVSAQARRSQVVYAQRRGVSVRKACALLSVARSTLGYESRLAKRDEPVVAVMRELAAQYPRYGYRRIQVFLARRGHVMSADRTHRLWRLHGLQVPRKRPRRRVASTRPRPLQPTDAGQVWAYDFVFDACANGQQLKCLTVIDEYTRECLAIDVAGSIRSPRVIEVLAKLVSVHGAPTYLRSDNGPEFVSRAILKWLSTANIDTAHIDPGKPWQNGSNESFNGKFRDECLSMQWFTNRIDAKILIEDFRRGYNEVRPHSSLGQLTPVEFKQKLSQQRPTMAIPK; encoded by the exons ATGAAGAAGACCCGATTTACCGAAGAACAGATGGTGAAGATCCTGCGCGAAGCGGACGCCGCGCCGGTGACGGAAGTCGCCAAGAAGCACGGGATCAGCGAGCAGACGATCTATCAGTGGCGCAAGCGCTTCGGCAAGCTCGAGCCGGCGGATGTGAAGCGGCTGCGTCATCTTGAGCAAGAGAACGCGAAGCTGAAGAAGCTGGTGGCGGAGCGGGATCTTGAGATCGACGTGATGAAGGAGATCGCCGCAAAAAAAT TGGTGAGCGCGCAGGCTCGACGCAGCCAGGTCGTCTACGCGCAGAGGCGTGGCGTATCGGTGCGCAAGGCGTGTGCGCTGTTGTCGGTCGCACGATCGACGCTCGGGTACGAGTCGCGGCTGGCGAAGCGGGATGAGCCCGTGGTCGCGGTGATGCGCGAGCTCGCCGCGCAGTATCCGCGCTACGGCTATCGGCGCATTCAGGTGTTCCTGGCCCGTCGTGGCCATGTTATGAGCGCCGATCGGACTCATCGACTCTGGCGGCTTCACGGCCTGCAGGTGCCGAGGAAACGGCCGCGCCGGCGCGTTGCGAGCACTCGGCCGCGGCCGTTGCAACCGACGGATGCGGGTCAGGTGTGGGCGTACGATTTTGTGTTCGACGCCTGCGCGAACGGCCAGCAGCTGAAGTGCCTCACGGTGATCGACGAGTACACGCGCGAGTGCTTGGCCATCGATGTTGCGGGCAGCATCCGCTCCCCGCGCGTGATCGAGGTGCTCGCAAAGCTCGTCAGCGTTCACGGCGCACCGACGTATCTACGTTCGGACAACGGCCCTGAGTTCGTGTCACGAGCGATCCTGAAGTGGCTCAGCACCGCAAACATCGATACTGCTCATATCGATCCGGGCAAGCCCTGGCAGAACGGCTCCAACGAATCGTTCAACGGCAAGTTCCGCGACGAGTGCCTGAGCATGCAGTGGTTCACAAATCGGATCGATGCGAAGATCTTGATCGAAGACTTCCGACGTGGGTACAACGAAGTTCGACCTCATTCGAGCCTCGGGCAGCTCACGCCGGTGGAGTTCAAACAGAAGTTGTCACAACAGCGCCCGACGATGGCCATCCCCAAGTAA